In the Wyeomyia smithii strain HCP4-BCI-WySm-NY-G18 chromosome 2, ASM2978416v1, whole genome shotgun sequence genome, one interval contains:
- the LOC129720033 gene encoding uncharacterized protein LOC129720033 yields the protein MRKIESPKPDKLATFILFGNAIEQLCEHLEAADLQQHLVNPILIQDLVDKLPAGDKREWVRFKRIKGEVTLTGPDLFVPLVTVLAGIRKRRIAFGGDTREMYHQLRIIATDKQAQRFLFRMNKEVSPSVYVMDVAIFGTCSPCSAQFVKNKNATEYASEYPEAAAAIIKRHYVDDYFDSVDTEEEAIRRAKEITFVQSKAGFEIRNWVPNSSTVRRSLGETEPAQDVYLGLVKSTGNERVLGIVWSPSQDTFSFSTEHREQLQEYLTGSRRKILIQELWRSGCSWDEAIDDNSWPKWKRWIGLLPRVEAIRIPRCYIGDSSWADVDSAELHMFTDASEYAYGCVGYLRAVVHGTVRVTLLMARSKVAPLKRQSIPRLELMAAVTGARLLHSIITMHFIKFDRFVLWTNSQTVRSWICSDQHKFKQFVAFRVGEILELTRPVDWRWDGPNFLYNSEDKWPSQAVLAAETSEEARTFVLHHDVKLVQGVIDGTRFSRWTRLLRSTAMVIRFLANCRRKKKGEPLLTYWATSKQRRMICANLLTECQPLQGNELALAETVLWKQVQSESFPDETTALVKNNDRSLDQPLVRIGKSSVLYKLNPVLDQNGVVREGGRMEAAQDLPFDKKYPIILSRNHDITKMLILSYHGKFGHANNETVFN from the exons ATGCGG AAGATCGAATCACCGAAGCCGGATAAACTGGCAACGTTCATCCTATTCGGAAATGCCATAGAACAGCTTTGTGAGCATTTGGAGGCGGCAGATTTGCAACAACACCTGGTCAACCCAATATTGATCCAAGATTTGGTGGATAAACTCCCAGCCGGCGACAAACGCGAATGGGTCCGCTTTAAAAGGATCAAGGGGGAGGTGACGTTAACGGGACCGGATCTGTTCGTTCCGTTGGTGACCGTTCTCGCTGGTATCAGGAAACGTAGGATTGCGTTTGGGGGCGATACGCGCGAGATGTACCACCAGCTCAGAATCATAGCCACCGACAAACAAGCTCAGCGTTTCTTGTTCAGGATGAACAAAGAGGTTTCGCCAAGTGTCTACGTGATGGACGTAGCGATATTTGGGACATGCTCTCCGTGCTCGGCCCAATTCGTGAAAAACAAGAATGCAACGGAATACGCCTCAGAATATCCGGAAGCTGCAGCAGCAATAATCAAACGCCATTATGTCGACGACTATTTCGATAGCGTCGACACCGAAGAAGAAGCGATTCGTCGAGCCAAGGAGATCACTTTCGTCCAGTCGAAGGCAGGGTTTGAGATCCGCAATTGGGTTCCAAATTCCTCGACAGTTCGCCGAAGTCTCGGAGAAACAGAACCTGCTCAAGATGTCTATCTCGGTCTGGTGAAGTCGACCGGAAACGAAAGAGTGCTGGGAATAGTCTGGAGCCCTAGTCAGGACACGTTTTCGTTCTCTACGGAGCATCGCGAACAACTGCAAGAATACCTTACGGGCAGTCGGC GAAAAATCCTAATTCAAGAGCTCTGGCGGTCCGGCTGCTCTTGGGATGAGGCGATTGACGATAATAGCTGGCCGAAGTGGAAGCGGTGGATCGGACTGCTGCCGCGGGTGGAGGCAATTAGAATTCCGCGATGCTATATCGGAGATTCCTCCTGGGCAGACGTCGACTCAGCAGAATTGCACATGTTCACGGATGCAAGTGAGTATGCCTATGGATGCGTCGGATATCTGCGGGCGGTCGTGCATGGTACAGTCCGTGTTACCCTGCTGATGGCACGTTCCAAAGTAGCGCCACTGAAGCGGCAATCGATTCCGCGTCTGGAATTAATGGCAGCTGTAACAGGAGCACGTCTACTTCACTCAATCATCACTATGCACTTCATCAAATTTGATCGCTTTGTTTTATGGACCAACTCGCAAACTGTGCGCAGTTGGATCTGTTCCGATCAACATAAGTTCAAGCAATTCGTTGCTTTCCGAGTTGGCGAGATATTGGAACTGACAAGACCGGTTGACTGGCGATGGGACGGCCCTAATTTTCTCTACAACTCCGAGGACAAATGGCCCTCACAAGCTGTGCTAGCCGCAGAAACTTCAGAAGAAGCCCGAACCTTCGTTCTGCATCACGACGTGAAGTTGGTGCAAGGTGTGATCGACGGAACAAGGTTCTCTCGGTGGACGAGGCTGCTGAGAAGTACGGCGATGGTGATACGATTTCTGGCTAACTGTAGACGCAAGAAAAAGGGCGAACCGCTGCTGACGTACTGGGCTACGAGTAAACAGCGGCGCATGATCTGCGCGAATCTGTTGACAGAGTGTCAGCCGCTGCAGGGAAACGAATTGGCCTTAGCTGAAACTGTGCTATGGAAACAAGTTCAGAGCGAAAGTTTTCCAGATGAAACAACTGCGCTGGTGAAGAATAACGATCGATCTCTCGATCAACCGCTGGTACGGATCGGGAAATCTAGCGTACTCTACAAGCTTAATCCTGTACTGGACCAAAACGGCGTTGTCAGGGAAGGAGGCAGAATGGAAGCTGCGCAAGACCTTCCGTTTGACAAAAAGTACCCGATCATTTTAAGCAGAAACCATGACATCACTAAGATGTTGATCCTCTCTTATCATGGAAAGTTTGGACACGCGAATAATGAAACGGTTTTTAATTAA
- the LOC129720034 gene encoding uncharacterized protein LOC129720034, with the protein MIYAKGSKEKFPLFNTRTVSELQLPKQNVRLAEVAKRYQHLAEVPTKDYPSELPKILIGLDNLYLFAPLESRIGRPSEPIAVRSRLGWTIYGSEKRKTSVHTYLNLHSGARVSNQELHDLIRKQYEMDETAVTPFTAPEPVDEKRAREILETTTRRVGDRFETGLLWRKDERWFPDSYPMAVRRMRALERKLEKDPALKQNVCQQIVDYQKRGYAHKITAEEIVETPSSTVWYLPMNVVINPRKPGKVRLVWDAAASVGGVSLNSALLKGPDMLVPLPKVVCGFRQGPVAFGGDIQEMYHQLKIRTEDKQALRFMFGSDSTGAPQVYVMDVATFGATCSPCLAQFVKNLNAKQFEKEFPEAAVAIIEKHYVDDYYDSVDTVEEAVERARQVQYIHSKGGFHLRNWVSNSEELLQRIGERSADTAVHFSRDKGTEYERVLGIVWEPVDDSFCFATASKTDFLRILNGVEHATERAVLSFVMAQLDPMGFLTPITICEKMLVQDLWRNGCEWDARIDEVSFQKWLRWIQMMRNVGSFKLPRSYFGGAKSNEITNLQLHVFADASETAYGCVAYFRAIVQGEVRCALIMSRSKVAPLKQISIPRLELLAAVLGARLSRAVLENHNIVIGKIFYWIDASVVLSWIRSDQRRYRQFVGFRIGKILTLTRLTDWRWVPTRVNVADQLTKWGKDPDMHPNSSWVRGPAFLYQSEEGWPKRELPPANTTEELRIHLLLHEVKESDVLVDPGRFSKWTVLVRTMACVLRFVSNCKRNVAGLPIEVLRATNKQAKVLKLRKGASIRRPLQQSEYQQAELFLLKMAQVENFIDELTVLKRNRDVRLISG; encoded by the coding sequence ATGATATACGCGAAAGGCTCGAAGGAGAAGTTCCCGTTGTTCAATACTAGGACGGTTTCGGAGTTGCAGTTGCCAAAGCAAAACGTACGGCTTGCGGAAGTGGCGAAACGGTATCAGCATTTGGCTGAAGTACCAACTAAGGATTATCCGTCGGAGCTGCCCAAGATTCTTATAGGTTTAGACAACCTATATCTATTCGCGCCATTGGAGTCGCGCATCGGTAGACCAAGTGAACCTATCGCAGTACGGTCGAGGCTCGGCTGGACGATTTATGGGTCGGAAAAACGTAAGACCAGTGTCCACACATATCTGAATCTGCATTCAGGGGCACGAGTGAGCAACCAAGAGCTGCACGACCTTATTCGGAAACAATATGAGATGGATGAGACAGCGGTTACACCGTTCACCGCGCCGGAACCGGTCGACGAGAAACGTGCTCGAGAAATTCTCGAAACGACAACGAGGAGGGTGGGCGATCGTTTCGAAACAGGGTTACTGTGGCGAAAAGATGAGCGATGGTTTCCTGACAGCTATCCGATGGCTGTGCGGAGAATGAGGGCACTCGAACGAAAACTGGAGAAGGATCCAGCGTTGAAACAGAACGTCTGCCAGCAGATTGTGGACTACCAAAAGAGGGGCTACGCTCATAAAATAACTGCAGAAGAGATCGTAGAAACTCCTAGCTCGACGGTGTGGTACCTACCGATGAACGTGGTGATAAATCCGCGGAAACCTGGTAAAGTACGCCTGGTTTGGGATGCAGCTGCGTCAGTTGGAGGTGTTTCGCTGAACTCAGCGTTACTGAAGGGACCGGATATGCTGGTACCACTTCCCAAAGTCGTTTGCGGGTTCCGACAAGGTCCAGTGGCTTTCGGAGGGGACATCCAGGAGATGTATCACCAGTTAAAAATCCGGACTGAAGATAAGCAAGCGCTGCGTTTCATGTTTGGCAGTGACTCAACTGGAGCACCGCAAGTATATGTGATGGACGTGGCAACTTTCGGTGCAACGTGTTCGCCATGTTTAGCGCAGTTCGTTAAAAATCTAAATGCGAAACAGTTCGAAAAAGAGTTCCCGGAAGCAGCGGTAGCTATAATAGAGAAGCACTACGTGGATGACTACTACGACAGTGTAGATACCGTCGAGGAGGCAGTCGAACGGGCAAGGCAAGTGCAATATATTCACTCGAAGGGAGGATTTCACTTACGAAACTGGGTGTCGAATTCGGAGGAGCTTCTGCAGAGAATCGGCGAACGTAGTGCAGACACAGCAGTGCATTTCAGTCGAGACAAAGGCACGGAGTACGAGCGTGTTCTAGGGATCGTTTGGGAACCGGTGGATGATAGTTTTTGTTTCGCTACCGCTTCAAAGACGGATTTCCTCAGAATCCTCAATGGCGTGGAACATGCGACGGAGCGGGCGGTTCTCAGCTTTGTGATGGCTCAATTAGATCCCATGGGATTCCTCACACCGATTACCATATGTGAAAAAATGTTGGTCCAGGATCTTTGGAGAAATGGCTGTGAATGGGATGCTAGGATCGATGAAGTATCGTTCCAGAAATGGCTGCGCTGGATACAGATGATGCGAAACGTTGGGTCGTTCAAGCTGCCAAGGAGTTATTTTGGAGGTGCAAAGTCTAACGAAATAACGAATCTGCAGTTGCACGTATTCGCTGATGCTAGCGAGACAGCGTACGGGTGTGTAGCGTATTTCAGGGCGATCGTGCAAGGAGAAGTAAGGTGTGCGTTGATCATGAGTCGATCTAAGGTGGCACCACTGAAGCAGATCTCGATCCCACGACTAGAGCTTCTGGCTGCTGTTTTGGGAGCACGGTTGTCGCGGGCTGTGCTCGAGAACCACAACATCGTTATTGGGAAAATTTTTTACTGGATCGACGCGAGCGTAGTGCTATCGTGGATTCGATCCGATCAGCGAAGGTACAGACAGTTCGTGGGGTTCCGGATTGGCAAGATTCTTACTCTGACGAGGTTAACCGATTGGCGCTGGGTACCGACCAGAGTTAACGTTGCAGACCAGCTTACGAAGTGGGGCAAGGATCCGGATATGCATCCTAACAGTTCGTGGGTTCGCGGACCAGCATTTTTGTACCAAAGTGAAGAAGGGTGGCCGAAAAGAGAACTGCCGCCGGCAAACACGACAGAGGAACTGAGAATCCATCTATTGCTGCATGAGGTGAAAGAATCGGATGTTCTCGTGGATCCTGGCCGCTTCTCTAAATGGACGGTGTTAGTACGAACTATGGCGTGCGTACTTCGTTTCGTATCGAATTGTAAAAGAAACGTTGCCGGGTTGCCGATTGAGGTACTGCGTGCAACGAACAAGCAGGCGAAGGTACTTAAGTTAAGAAAAGGCGCGTCGATCAGGCGGCCGCTTCAGCAAAGCGAGTACCAACAAGCGGAactatttttgttgaaaatggcGCAGGTGGAAAACTTTATCGATGAACTGACGGTACTGAAACGAAACAGGGATGTCCGACTGATCAGTGGATAA